attgaagaagccaagagaaagaaagctcaagcagaagaagctgcacgtcaagcagcagctcaagctgaacaatccagactagaggcagagcgacttgaagctgaggctgaagctcttagatgccaagcacttgcaccagttgtgtttactcctgctgcttctgcttccattccagattctcaagctgctcagaatgttccttccggttctgctccgtcaagctcatccagactcgacatcatggaacagcgtcttgacattcatgaatccatgctgtttgagatgaagcacatgatgatggaacttctgcgacgaactgataaaccttagtttttaggatctcttcgtttttctttttctttaacattgttttatttttgttaaactctgttttctttttatttactttttctactttgttcgtttgtgattctatatgcatatctatatatatgtttgcaaaaatctttttattcatcatatttttatgtttCCATCATACACTCTTTCCCTAAGTCTAGAATGAAGGATCCcttctcattcttctgcactcttggcgctgctctgacctatccttctccagacgctccagtgcatgctggatgttgttgagcctgtcctttcgctcattcctctccagaatctcttctgcggtcttgagcttctcttccaaactttctttttcttccagcagcttgagttcaagccggctgagtttttgcacctcctcaacgaaggcaagaaattccctcaggtctctctccaactctggacgcaggtcctcttccagcagtgtccgtgtcagctccgcgatggtcgttgtcccctctggatgcctgatgttaaggaacaagtcctcctcaaaggccttcttcctcagctcttctagtgctacgatgtatgatgccattttcttactgaaaattgttcgaggtgtgaagcttacctttctctccaacgctttatataggcttcactttctctctgaaagttaatgctcctacggtttctcgaggttaagttcttggtaactgacccttctctttactcacttgaccggtggtaaacgttcttctcttgcattaactcttctctttatttcgcctaactctgattcttgcatcgttttcttttcctttaaacttagaccttctctaagggggagtaccttgtacttcaagctaagtttttcacaccccaagctttttgcttatgacaaaaagggggagtaaacccagtttttgatgtgtaagatgtgttagtgtgatttatttttcttttggagattttaagagttccaccttcatgaccatagatgtgtcactgggcaaatacaaggaatacatttcacttcttctgaagtgattataagttgactctgatacccaagactctgataccctgtccgtgactctgattacttatgcgctctgattactcgattttcatctatgtcataagtttttcactctgaactcttatatcatttagctcagaatctagactttactaacgttttcatcaagtattagattcagggggagctaagctcagaatcaagcagtgacttgaattcagaatgagcaagataaactattcacatcaggataagtcttactctatatctctaaactctgagtgaattcagtttaatgtttaagaattgttcatcaaaaatcttagttttgtcatcatcaaaaagggggagattgtaagatcaagttttgatctagtagtacaactctatgttttgatgattacaagttaaccttttgatatgaacaattgtggtactctaacgtgtttttctgagtgtgctatttgcaggttctgacctcaactcaatctcacacgaatcagaagcactgtgtataaagagtgacccaagcaacgctttcgcattcaccatgttcagtatgaacagtggaaaagcttcagaagttctgaagttatacaaactctgatgtggactcagtcactagaagctctgaagatccagaagttctgataaccaagaaacactgaaggttcagatgttctgatggtgtagaagactctgaagatccagaagctgaatagtggaaactctgaagtccagaagcaagaaactctgaaggccatgttcttccctctgagttcagaatcagaagatacaatggtcagaggatctgtgctttccctctgactctgatcaaccggcttcacaagttccaatatgaagcattcccctgatcagaagtctcctaggtttaaaggtcgcgtcgctatccaagtacaaaagctattgtaccttcctgacgacctacctaacgttctcagccacagcagaagctggattttccagaactgccctccaacggtagcatttcccatgcatcgctcaaccctaatccttggagtatataaagaggctgaagactgaaagaaacggttagaagaagaagaagcattcacatacgcgcaagacaatcttaaattcttctaagttttctttcatctgaaattcattgagtttactattagctttttagaagcaaatctcttgtaaacaattctttgataaacagtttgtttagttcctttaggagatcaaggttgatcggatcctagagaagactaagagagtgaatcttagtgtgagctaagtcagtgtaattgttagtcacttgtaggtttcaagtgcagttgtaactcttacctgattagtggattgccttcattctaagaaggaagaaatcaccttaacgggtggactggagtagcttgagtgatttatcaagtgaaccaggataaaatccttgtgtgcttttctatctcttatctttagcacttaagttctcgaaagatttgtcaaaatctttaaggtggaagttttatactgaaaacgttattcaaaccccccctttctaccgtttttcataccttcacttggTTCATGCTCAACCTACTGGTCTTCTCACTGCTTTGCATACTGTTACTAAGCCTCAGAGATTCAAATCTGCTATGAAGCATCCTCAGCGGTTGACAGCCATGGAGGATGAACTTTCTGCCCTTCATAAGAATTTCACTTGGACTTTGGTCCCTCGCCCTTCCACTACCAATGTTGTTGGCAGTGAATGGGTCTTTCACACTAAATTCCATAGTGACGACATTGTTGAGCGCTTAAAAGCGTGTTTGGTGGCTCAGGGTTTCATGCAGATTCCAGAGTTTGATTACTCTTACTTTCAATCCTGTTGTCAAAGCTAAAACTGTACGTCTTATTTTATCTCTTGTCGTGCTTAATGATTCAATCTACTTTTATATATACGCACATTGCTGAGAACCACCTTCGAACACATACATAAAAATATTGTtgattttatattaatatattacgAGTCAATTCATTATTTGATCTTCTTCAATCtacttttatatattaaaatgatgAATAATATAATTTAGCTAATAAATGTGAGATAATATTTGATAAAATTGTAACGTATAAGCTATTAGAAATTTTTAATCCACCAGTACCACCACCCTCCCCCACTAACACCAACGTTATCGCAACTATCATCGCTACCACTGCCTCCCCCATTGACAGCATCGTCATCGCAACTATCGTCACTAAAGAAAGAGGATATTCAAGTCTAATTGTTGAAACATATTCGTTATTCCTAAAATTTGGAGTGCTCCTCTTGTTGTGCTCGATGGCAATGATAAGCGATGGCTAGGCTTGAAATAATTGTGGTCTTGGCCTTGAGTGAAGCGGGAGTACCTACACAATACACTTTGAGACTCAAGTTAGTGAGAGAGAAAAGATATACTCCATAGGTCTAAGAAGAACTCAGAAATACTAAGAAtaaataacatgttatgtaaatAAACGATAGAACCGACATTTATGTTGGTATCTCTACAAGTAAGAGAGAAGTCCTTTAAGTGAAGTTTTTAGACGCAAGGTTAGCTTTAACCTCGTCGTGCTTACGTGTTTGTCTCGTCCCCTTGCTGGACTGGTCACACACTTTGGAACATGTTGGGGTGGTCTGCTCCTGGATTAGATCGTTCTGGCCGATCGCATATGTCTACTTAAGAGCATTACCTACTGAATCGGCCACAACGTCGACATGTCATATGACTTTTATAGCAGATCAGAACAGTATTGTAAAGTGCTCATAGAATGAATTTTGAGTGAGATAAATCAAAATGCATACTGGGTTCAATTGTTAGTATGatctgttaagttcaaacgcatcatatcgttttaaaatctaattttgaTCAATAACAATTTTAGTATACACAGAAGCACTTCACTGAAATCGAAGCTTCTAAACTAACTTGAATTTCAGGATTTATTCTTTATGAATAAAGGACCTCAACGTTCAATCTATCCTAAAGATTAAGATTCAAATTTGCAAGACTGTCTGGCACACATGTGACACAAGCTGAGCCACATCGACTATTAATCGTCTAATGTCAGCTCATCATTCAGAAAGGTTGAAGACATATGTCAAAACATCAACGATAAAGTTAGAATGCAACCAGCTGCCAAGGAATTCAAACGAGATCATGTGAAGATTCACTCTCTCCTTGAAGCACGCTGACCAACGAGGAAAATTACAACatgtcaacatcaaatttctCTATTGTCTCACTTCTGAAAAGTAGTCAAAGTCTATTGTCACCTACTAGTTGACAAGCCTCACTTTTTCAGCAAAAGAACACAGTTGAACAGTaacatgcatttaatgcatctaCCAACCGGAGCCATTTGAATCAACAGATGGATCTATCTCACAACGACAAGAATAAAAGTTGGATTTCGTCTCACGACGGCTACAACAAATGcaagcaagtatttaaggcAACCATGAAGAAAGAAGACAACAAGAGTTAAGACTGAAAGAATAAGAACCCTAAGCATTCAATTATTCATTCTTCTAAGCATTCAAAGCTCTTCAAGTCAACGACAGAAATTCTTTTAGTGTCAAATCTTTGAACACCAAATCTgcaagaaaagagagagaaccTAGAACCTTAAAGAGTCGAATATCTTCATTTATTTCTCTCTAAGAATCAGAACTCTTGAGTGATCCAAAGTCATATATGAAccaaaacacttagagttccagtgccataaattctctaccatcactcttgtaagaagagaaTTATTGTAGAACCAAATGATCTTTGTAaagattgtaggagaagtcctgaacaatacttgtaggagaagtcttgtagaatacttgtaggagaagtctgtgatacttgctagtgaaattcttggtggtggccaagtactggacatAGCCCATCGTTCAGGGGTGAACGAGTATAAATCTTTGTGTGCTGATCGTTTGATAACTCTGCTTACATTTCTGTTGCACTAAACATTTTCGaaaagttttcaaaaacatATACTCTTTTCGTAAAACTAAGTTTTAAAAGAACACAATTTAAACCCCTATTTCTTGTATTATTTATTTACATCTCAAGATTCGGAACAATGCTCTTGATTTTCATGCTCTTTCGCTTTCATAGAGATGTTAATAGCActactcattttcttttttaagttttgtttatcAAATTCGAATGATGTGTGGGTTAGTAGTACTGCCTCTTATATTCAGTTTTATGCTCTTTCAAACTCTTTACCAATACCTTTGAATGAAGctatatattttctttaaaaaaagtgtgtaatttttttttacatgattTTACCTAGTCATCACTACattaaaataaaagattaaaaaaacacataatAAGATATGAGTATACCGTCTTCCACAACTAGTACATAATTTTGCTCCGTAATCATCTAGTTTAGAGGTTGATCCATGAATAGTGTGTATGAATGATGATTTGTTAGAAAATATATACTCATTTAATGTGATATTCAAATCTTAAGATTAATCTTATAGCTGCTCagttatatgacatgtttgattCCCCTTAAGCAAGGTCTTGGTTCGAGTTTTGTGGATGAAATAAACTCATTGAGAGAGTCAGCATTACTATGATGTGGATGTTCCCGGCTCGAACAACATTGCCTCTGAAGGATGATACATGTCTTAAAAAAAACTCTTTACACTATTATTATTGtgtataaataaaatttaattaaactaAGAAAAGAACATAAAAGATATGATTGGAGGTTTGTGCCTTACCATAGCACTAGAAAAGAGTGCtagaaaagaaaatcaaataaataaattgtttAAGAAAACCCATCAAAAACCCTCTCTTCTATCTTCTCATAGTATATATCTTTGATTTTCTCTTGCACACTGGACTGCGCTCCCTCCTCCCTCCCTCTCTCATCCCAAACAATGTCTTTCGCTCCCACCAGCCACCTCGGCAAGGTGCTATCCATCCACCGTGACAAACCCTCTTCCCCTTCCAACAAAAAACTCTCTCGCCCTTCACTCTTCAAAACCATCTCTACCACCGTCGCACTCTCCTCCGCCGCCGCCTCCATCGTCCTCCACTCCACCCCTCTCACCCCCTTCCTCTCCACGGGCGGAGGCGGAGGTGGAGGCACCACCggcggaggaggaggtggaggttgGTTCGGCGGCGGCGGAGGCGACGGAAATGGAGGCTTCTGGTCCAGACTCCTCACCCCGGCGGCGGCCAACGCCGACGAGCCACAGTCCCAGGAGTGGGACTCTCACGGCTTACCGGCCAACATCACGGTTCAGTTGAACAAGCTGAGCGGCTTCAAAAAGTACATGATCTCGGAGATCCTCTTCTTCGATCGGAACCGGAGGGCCAAGGTGAGCGCCGACGACTCGTTCAGCGAGATGGTGTCCCTCCGCCCCGGCGGCGTTTACACCAAGGCGCAGCTGCAGAAGGAGCTGGAGTCTCTCGCCACTTGCGGAATGTTCGAGAAGGTCGATTTGCAAGGGAAGACCAACGCCGATGGAACCCTATCGTTGACGGTTGCGTTCAGTGAGAGTACTTGGGAGTCAGCTGATAGGTTCAGGTGTATCAACGTGGGTTTGATGCCGCAGACGAAGCCGGTTGAGATGGACCCTGATATGACTGATAAGGAGAGAATGGAGTACTATTTGAGCCAGGAGAGGGACTATGAGAGGAGAATTGATAGGGCTAGGCCGTGCCTTTTGCCCGGTTCGGTGCACCAGGAGATTATGCAGATGCTGAGGAGACAAGGGACTGTGAGTGCTAGGTTGCTTCAGAGGATTAGGGATAGGGTTCAAAAGTGGTACCATGATGAAGGGTATGCTTGTGCCCAGGTTGTGAATTTTGGGAACCTTAACACTAGTGAGGTTGTGTGTGAGGTGGTTGAAGGGGATATCACCCAATTGAGCATTCAATATCAGGATAAGCTTGGTAATATTGTTGAGGGTAACACTCAAGTACCAGTGATACAGAGAGAGCTTCCCAGACAGGTACATATACAGCACACATTAAACAGTTATGTGTTAGGTTATTTCCAACATTTGTAGGCTTCATTTTGTGGCTTATTTGGATGGTTACAAATGTTTGTTATCTGCTCAATTGATATGTTTAGTATGGTTAATAGCTAATTTGTTTGGTAATCTAACTATGATAATTTTGTTGTCTCCACTAGCAGGGTGTTCTGTGATTATGCTTTTTGGTACTTCAATGTTAGGATTAGTTACTAGTTCGAACATGATACATGTTTACATTTTTGTATGGTTTTTGGTTTTGAACCTTTTGTTATAGCTGCTTACTTGATGGATATTTTTTATATCACAGCTGCGCCCAGGTTACACTTTTAATATTGAAGCAGGGAAGCAAGCTTTGAGAAACATAAACTCCCTTGCGTTGTTTTCAAATATTGAGGTGAATCCAAGGCCTGATGAGAATAATGAAGGAGGGATAATTGTTGAAATTAAGCTAAAAGAGTTGGAACAGAAGACGGCTGAAGTCAGTACTGAATGGAGTATTGTCCCTGGACGAGGAGGGCGCCCCACTTTGGTAATTCTGTCAAATTTAATATCAAAATGCTTCATAAATGGTGGAACTTTGCCTGCTCAATTAAACTGATCACTATCTATTCAATTTCTGTGCAGGCCTCGCTTCAGCCAGGTGGAACAGTTTCTTTTGAACACCGGAATCTGCAAGGACTGAATAGATCTGTCACTGGTTCTATAACAACCAGCAACTTCTTGAATCCTCAGGTATTCTTGAGCTGGTCCATttagtttttcattttattctaCACTAGTTGTGTCTCTTGTCTATGTTGGCATTGGTATCAGAAAATATCCTTCATGTTATGCTGTAGGATGATCTTGCATTTAAGCTAGAGTATGCACATCCATATTTGGATGGTGTATATTATCCACGCAATCGTACTCTCCGTGTAAGCTGCTTCAATAGCCGAAAGTTGAGTCCAGTATTCACTGGGGGGCCAGGAGTGGATGAGGTGCCCCCAATATGGGTTGATCGTGCTGGTCTTAAAGCTAATATTACCGAGGTAGTAACACTGGTTCTATTTTAGTAAATAAATCCTAAGCCTAGAGTTGGCCATTTGGGCTGGTGGTAGTGTgtttttaatcttaattaattttcatgTCTTGTGTCCCAAACAGAATTTCACACGCCAGAGTAAATTCACCTATGGACTTGTAATGGAAGAGATTACAACGCGTGATGAAAGTAGTCATATCTGTGCAAGTGGTCAAAGAGTATTACCTAGCGGAGGAATAAGTGCAGATGGACCTCCTACCACTCTCAGTGGTACTGGCATTGATCGCATGGCATTTCTACAGACAAATATCACGCGTGATAACACACGTTTTGTGAATGGAACTATAGTTGGAGATAGAAATATGTTCCAGGTGACTATCTCATCCTACACTAAATGCCTTTTTAAGTtgtctatatatataatatgtgtgtatatatatataatatgtgcATGTGTATGTATGTATAGATGTATAAAGTAAGCTTCTTTTTCTTGTGAGATTAAAAGGGGTCAACTTCACCATTAAATCTAATCATAAATAGTTAAAGTTGATGTCACGAAATTTGACTTATATATGTGTACACACACACATTCCAGTGTAGTACTTAATCATTATACTCTGGTAATAAATTTTAGATAGAATATGATTTTAGTTGATTCAACAGTAGATGAAAAAGAAATACTACACTGGTTTCATCTAATGTGTATGACATTAATCTTGATGTATCTCAATAATGTGTATATAATGTTGGATTGATTTAAATTTTATAGATCTGATCTTTATGATGTTAACTTACAATCCAACAGTAAATTTTATGATACGATCCTATGTTAAGTTATTGAATGTGTAAGATTACTGAAGTCTTATCTCTCCCTATATATATAGAACCATTTGTGAGGATTCTCTCAGCTTACTTGTTTTGCTGAGAATTCAAATCTTGACTTGGGTAGGGGGGAAAGAAGAATAGAAGGATGTTTTGGATAGTAAGACAAGAGGGTGAATCAAGCATCAAGCAGTGACAGTGCTAGCTATTTTAATACAAACCTTAAGAAAATTTGTCTATCTCCCTTGGGATCAATATGGAAGGTAGCATATGTTAACCTTGAAACAAAGATAGAAATAGTGGGGATGGCTAAGGATGTTCCATAAATTCAATATCTTTCTTTAAAAAATTGCAGCTACTCTTGATGTGAATGCAATCCTTGTTATAGGATTCTATTTTGTCTAGAGCTAGCAGGATGCTGACTTATGCTGGACGTGAAAGCATTCTTTTCAACCAATGACCAAATCTTATCCCATTGTATGTATAAATTAATGCCATTGAGCTCTACCTAAATGTGTTTTCAATGAAACCTTTTAGTGCAGGACCAACTTGCAGCACCTCCGGGGACAATATTTTATTGTTCTGTAAAGGTCTGATCATGAAGTAAGCCATGCCTATATTTTCTTTTGACTGTTTTTTCACATGCAAACTGCAGGTAGATCAAGGCCTTGGTATTGGCAGCCAGTTCCCATTCTTCAATCGTCACCAGCTTACTTTGACACGCTTCCTCCAGTTGATGTCTGTGGAGGAAGGGGCTGGTAAACCACCACCACCTGTGCTTGTCCTCCACGGCCGCTATGGTGGTTGTGTAGGTGACCTTCCAAGTTATGATGCTTTTACTCTTGGGGGGCCCTATTCCGTAAGGGGTTATAACATGGGTGAGATTGGAGCAGCCAGAAATATCCTCGAGGTACATATGAGTATATGCATTTCATTGATTCTTAGAGATTTCATTTTTCTACTATCCACTACTTGGAGAATAACTAATctgatttcttttcctttctacaGCTTGCAGCTGAGTTACGGGTACCTGTTAAAGGTACCCACGTGTATGCATTTGCAGAACATGGCAATGATCTAGGGAGTTCAAAGAATGTTAAAGGGAATCCTACAGAAGTTTACAGGCGAATGGGTCATGGGTCGTCTTATGGTGTTGGTGTCAAGCTTGGTTTAGTCAGAGCAGAATACGCTGTGGATCATAACTCAGGAACTGGTGCATTGTTTTTCCGTTTTGGAGAGAGGTTTTGAGGTGAAAATTAGTCACTTGGTATTTAGAGGGTTTTTGTTCTCTTGGTTTGCTGAAGAATTCTTGCACACAATGATTGAGGCCTGCATAAGTTTAAAGTGGCCTTGGTGGTAGAGGGGCGGAGTTTACGAATTTATCAACACTTAAACTACATGTGGTACTAGTAACTTGGTTTTTTCCTGTGTTACCTGCAGAATTGATAGGAAGTTCTGTGAAAATATTAAGAGAGCAGATTATGTcgattgattttatttttgcgGCTAGTAAGAACAAGTGAAACGCTATAATatttatgtgaatttttttctgatataaatataatttttctaattattaGGGGTTACAATTTTTGTATGTTATCAAGTTAGGCAATGCCCCTAGAGTAATAGATCTTTAATTTGTCTGTATAGTTTAGATGTTCTCGGATGGGCATTTAAGAGAAGTTCATGTTTTAACATCAAGTCCTGCACATGAATCCTAAAGCATATTAATCATGAGCTAGTtgtttaatataaatgtattaGATCAGGGATAATAATTATGTTAAGTTTTCTACTGAGGTGTTACACATCCATTTTTCCAAGGGATTTGTACTTCTGTAGTCTGCCATATTAACAAATTATGGCGTCTATTTTATGAGTGCTTATTGGTGAAAACAATAGATGGGGAAAGCCGGATGAAATTCACAATTCCCGgtgtatataaaaaaaaaatagaataaaagatTCATTTAAACTTGTATAAATAGTGAAATACAAGTCACTTGTCAATGTTTCATGTGCGAGCTACACATAAAAAGTGACGCTAAACGAATGAAAACATGTCATATACCAAACAAGTTTCATCATCCCTCTACATTTCTTTTGGTTTCATCTCACCAAATACATCCAAGATTATAGTGTTTCTTCATTTAGATAAGTAATCTAAACACCCAACCCAACaccaaaaaaaatgaatgaacaaTTAAATATTGCTGGATGATGGATGTTCAGCAAGAAAAACATCAGAACCCTATGAATATCTTGTGTTCAGTCACTCAATTTGGTGAAGGTGACTTAAGCTCGCCATAGccatcaaaaaatatatatgccTTCACATTCTTGTGCTATATAAGAGCGGGGAAGCTAATCACTCTGTTCTACAAGCCTAGTTCCTTTTTTAACTGGGCCAGAGTGGCTTCTATTTCATCAAGGTTATCCTGAACACTTTTGTTTCCTTTGCTAGCTTCACCTTGAGTGTTGTTGTTTGACGTCTCTGCGCCAGAAACTTTAGATGGATTTCCTCCCTGAGGCGTGTTATAACCGTCACTTGGATCCACAACATTTAGTTCTTTCTCCAGGAACTCAACAAATTCTTCTCCTATTTCCTGAaagataaaatttcaaatatcatGAGTCTAATGTAGGTCCTTGTTGCTACGACTTTTCTGAGACATGATATTTCACTAGGTAAATTGGCTTTCGCATTGGGCACATATCAGAAATAGACTCCAAAGCAAACAGATAAAGATGTAAGTGGGAAGTCTCACCGCCAATTCCTCCCATAGGCTCTTCGGTTTTCCTTGTGAAGCAGCACTGGCTTCCCAGTTCCTGAATTCTTCTTGAAGATCCCTAAAGAAGTCCTCTGTAATAACAGAACCATCAGCTCTCAAACACTAcagaaaatgaaatataaaacTTAAGTTTCAATAATCCAATATACTAGAACCCTCCCTTTCCCCCTGTTGATAGATTTATATGGGACACAAACCAATGCCCAGCTACACTTATAGCAGACATGATCACATGATGTCTACAAGAGAGCATATATCTACCTATTGTTATTTGAACATCCCTCAAAAAATTACCTGCACCATTAAGATGTTGATCATAAGAAGATTAAAAAAAGTAACTAACTTGATAAAATCATAAGACAGGGAGCATATAAAGAATTCAA
This portion of the Lotus japonicus ecotype B-129 chromosome 3, LjGifu_v1.2 genome encodes:
- the LOC130743427 gene encoding protein TOC75, chloroplastic, whose amino-acid sequence is MSFAPTSHLGKVLSIHRDKPSSPSNKKLSRPSLFKTISTTVALSSAAASIVLHSTPLTPFLSTGGGGGGGTTGGGGGGGWFGGGGGDGNGGFWSRLLTPAAANADEPQSQEWDSHGLPANITVQLNKLSGFKKYMISEILFFDRNRRAKVSADDSFSEMVSLRPGGVYTKAQLQKELESLATCGMFEKVDLQGKTNADGTLSLTVAFSESTWESADRFRCINVGLMPQTKPVEMDPDMTDKERMEYYLSQERDYERRIDRARPCLLPGSVHQEIMQMLRRQGTVSARLLQRIRDRVQKWYHDEGYACAQVVNFGNLNTSEVVCEVVEGDITQLSIQYQDKLGNIVEGNTQVPVIQRELPRQLRPGYTFNIEAGKQALRNINSLALFSNIEVNPRPDENNEGGIIVEIKLKELEQKTAEVSTEWSIVPGRGGRPTLASLQPGGTVSFEHRNLQGLNRSVTGSITTSNFLNPQDDLAFKLEYAHPYLDGVYYPRNRTLRVSCFNSRKLSPVFTGGPGVDEVPPIWVDRAGLKANITENFTRQSKFTYGLVMEEITTRDESSHICASGQRVLPSGGISADGPPTTLSGTGIDRMAFLQTNITRDNTRFVNGTIVGDRNMFQVDQGLGIGSQFPFFNRHQLTLTRFLQLMSVEEGAGKPPPPVLVLHGRYGGCVGDLPSYDAFTLGGPYSVRGYNMGEIGAARNILELAAELRVPVKGTHVYAFAEHGNDLGSSKNVKGNPTEVYRRMGHGSSYGVGVKLGLVRAEYAVDHNSGTGALFFRFGERF